CCTGGACCCGCTGGCGGATAAATTATTAGTCTCCGCGGCATTCATCTTATTGGTGGAAATGGGGGCTGCTCCTGCGTGGATCGTCATCGTAATTATTAGCCGTGAGTTTGCGGTTACAGGATTGCGGTTAATCTTAGCGGGCGGCGGAGAAGTAGTTGCCGCCAATCAATTAGGGAAAATTAAAACCGTCACGCAATTATTGGCGATTTCCTTCCTTCTATTGCATAATATTTTCTTTGAAGCAATCGGAATTCCATTCGGCACAATTATGCTATATATCGCATTAGTGTTTACCGTATGGTCAGGAGTCGATTATTTCATTAAAAACCGTAAAGTGTTAGTTGAGTCAATGTGAGGAGTGGGATTCATTCATGAAAGCAGAAATTATTGCAGTGGGATCAGAACTTTTGCTTGGTCAAATAACTAATACGAATGCCAAGTTCATTTCTGGAAGACTGGCAGAGGCAGGATTCGACGTGTATTATCACAC
The Sporosarcina sp. P33 genome window above contains:
- the pgsA gene encoding CDP-diacylglycerol--glycerol-3-phosphate 3-phosphatidyltransferase, giving the protein MNLPNKITLSRVLMIPFFILFLAVDFGWGLIRLGGVEMPAEHLVGAIIFIIASTTDWLDGYLARKNNLVTNMGKFLDPLADKLLVSAAFILLVEMGAAPAWIVIVIISREFAVTGLRLILAGGGEVVAANQLGKIKTVTQLLAISFLLLHNIFFEAIGIPFGTIMLYIALVFTVWSGVDYFIKNRKVLVESM